CTCCGCCCCGGCCGCGTGCTGCGCGGAGAAGGCTCAACCCGCGGCGTGCTGCGCCCAAGCCGACGCACCCAAGCCCGCCGCCTGCTGCGAAGAGATCAAGGGCTCCGAAACCACCGCCTTCTCCTCCGAATCGCTTTATCAGCTCGAGGCCGGCTTTACCGACGACCGGGGCCGTTCCTTCACCCTCGGCTCGCTCCGCGGCCGCCCCGTCGTGCTCACCATGTTCTTCGCCTCCTGCAGCTACGCCTGCCCGCTGCTGCTCACCGACATGCAGGCCATCCATGCGAAGCTGCCGGCCGACATCCGCGACCGGGCTGCGTTCGTGCTCGTGTCCTTCGACGTTGCCCGCGACACGCCGGCCGCGCTCGCGCAATACCGCGCCGACCGCCACCTCGACGCGCAGTGGACGCTGCTCCACGGCGACGACGACGCGGTGCGCGAGCTCGCCGCGCTGCTCGGCGTGAAGTTCAAGCAGGAGGCCGACGGCCAGTTCGCCCACTCCAACCTCATCACCATTCTCAACGGCGGGGGCGAGGTCGTCCACCAGCGCACCGGCCTCCGCGGCGGCCTCGACGAAACCGCCCAGGCCATCGTGGCCGCGTCGCGCTGAAACGGTGCTTCGAACCTGAGGAACGTATGCCGGAGGTCACCGAGCAGCTGGTTTCAAGTGGCATGGGTCTCCCGACCCGTGACCTCGTTCCCCACCGGTCGGCAGCCCCGGGCCAACTCTTCTGCTGCCCATGACCACGGCTCTGCCGCAGATTCTCGATCAGCGCCGGCCCGAGATTCGGGCGCGGTGGGAGGCGCTGTTGCGCCTTGAAAAACCTGCCACGGCAATGGCCACGCCGGACATCCTCGTCCACCTCTTCGACCACACCCTCGACGACGTGCTGGCGCCCAAGCGTCCGGCCGGGAAACCGGTCGCCGCCGAGGGCAAACTGCCTGGCCGGTGTCATTGCAATCCGCTGCGCCCGTATTTCGCCACGCTTGAGCAGGCCCTGCTCGAAGCGCTCATCTGGGCGCAAGCCGCCGACTCCTCCCTCGACGCCGAGACCCGCGTCGCCCAGGTCGGCGAACTTTGCGAACGCCTGCGCCGCGTTGCGCACCGGGAGATCCTGCTCCTCGACGGCGTCTGCCAGTGCATCTGTGCGGAGTTGCCGCCGGCTTGATTCGCGTCAAGGCGGGCGCGCGTCCGGCGCGCTAGGGTGGGGGCGATGAAAATCCATTCCACCCTGATCCTCCCGTTTCTCGCCGCCGGTGCGCTCCTGCTTTCCGCCTGCGGCAAATCCGAAGCTCCCGCTGCCGCCGCGTCTGCGGCAGCCCCCGCCCCTGATGGCGTGAAAGCCGTCAGCATCACCGCCGACGACAGCATGAAGTTCAGCGTGACAGAGATCCGCGCCGTGGCCGGCGAGAAGGTGCGCGTAACGTTCAAGAACGTCGGTCGCATGCCCAAGCAGGCCATGGGGCATAACTGGATTTTGCTCGTGCCGATGGCCGACAATGAAGTGCTCGCGCTCGCCCAGGCGGCCGCCGCCCGCGCGCCGGAATACCAACCGGCCGATGCCACGAAAGTTCTCGCGCACACCAAGCTGCTCGGGCCCAACGAGAGCGACACCGTCGAGTTCACCGCACCCGCCACGCCCGGCGACTATCCCTTCGTCTGCACCTTCCCCGGCCACGCGGCCCTGATGAAGGGCAAACTCATCGTCGCGCCCAAGTCTTGATGCGCGTCAAGGCCGCGCGCGGCGCGGCCTGCTACAACCTTCGTGATGTCTGCCCCGGCCGCCGTTCCCCTCGCGTCCCCGACCTTCGTCCCGTCTCCGGCGGTGGCGGCGGCCGGTGCGCGTTTTCCCGCCGCGGCCCGCGGTTGGTTCGCCTTTGGCGTCGGCAGCCTCGTGCTTGCGGGTCTGCTCTCGCTCCTGCTCGTCGTCGGCCGCCTGCCGTTCCTAGGCTGGCTGTTCACCGACCCGCTGTTCTTCAAACGCGCCCTCGTGGTGCATGTCGATCTGGCAATCGTCATCTGGTTTCAGGCCGGCGCCCTCGCGTATCTCGCCTGGGCGGTCGGCTCCCGGGTGCCACGCGGCCTCACCGTCGCGTCGGTCGTGCTCGCCGGGCTCGGCATCCTTGGCCTGCTGGCCGGCGCGGTGATGCCGGGGGCACAGCCCATCCTCGCCAACTACGTGCCGGTCGTGGATCACCCGGTGTTTGTTGCCGGGCTCGTGGCGTGGTTCGCCGGCAGCGGCCTGTATTTTGCCGGCGCGCTCGCGGTGCCGGCGGAGCCGTCGGCGGCGCTGCCCGATGACGCGCTCGTCGCGCTGCGTGCCTCGGCCGCGGCGCACCTCATCGCGCTGGCGACCTTCGCCGCGGCTTGGCGCACGACGCTGCCGGGCCTGCCGGCCATCGGCTACTACGAGTTGGTGGCCTGGGGCGGGGGACACGTCATGCAGGTCGGCAACGTCGCCCTGATGCTCGGGCTGTGGTTGCTCCTGCTCCGCCGCTGGTCCGGCGAGAGCGTGGTCTCGCCCGCCACCATCCGCTGGCTGGCGGTGGCGCTGGTGCTGCCGCAGGCGGTGATGCCCTGGGTGGCCTGGGGCGGCACGTCGCGGCCGGCTTATTCCGAGATCGCGACGCAGCTGATGCGATGGACGATTTTCCCCGTGGTTCTGATCGTGCTCGGCCTGGGTATCCGGCACGTCGTGCGGCATGCGGCGAACCGCTCCGCCGGGGGCGGCTGGCGCCTCGTCGGCCTCGCCGGCAGCGCGCTGCTCACCGTGCTGGGCTTCGTGCTCGGCGCCTTCATCCGCGGCTCCAGCACGCTCGTGCCGGGCCATTACCACTGCGCCATCGGCGCAGTCACTCTCGCGCTGATGACGGCGGCCTACGACTTCAGCCGCGAGGCCGCGCCGCGCGCCCTCGGCCCGTCGCCGCGGCTCATCCGCTGGCAGCTCGTGCTCTTCGGCGCGGGGCAGGCCGTGTTCGGCCTCGGCTTTGCACTGGCCGGCGCCTTCGGCCTCGGGCGCAAGCAATACGGCGTCGAGCAGCATGTGCGCTCGCTCGGCGAATACCTCGGCCTCGGCGTGATGGGCCTCGGCGGTCTCGTGGCGGTGGCCGGCGGCCTCCTCTTTCTCGCCGTCATGCTCCGCGGTCTCGCGGCGTGGCGCACGCGTTCCCTTTCCCCCTCACCATGAAAAACGAATCCGAAAAACACCCCTGGCAGAAGGTCCTCGACAATCCGTGGCTGCTCCTGGCCCTCGGCGTCCTCGTGCCCTTCCTGTCCTACACCGCGTGGGGCTGGATCGAGCTCCTGCTCATCAAGCCCGCGCAGCTCCCCTGAACCGCCGCCGCCATGAGCCTCCGCCCTCTCACCTCCCCCTGGTTCCACGCCCCCGCCGGCCATGAAAAGCTCTGGCTCGGTGTCGCCATTCTCTGGTGCTTCGTGATGTCGCTGATGATGCCCTACTGGCACTTTCGCGGGAAACAGAACAGCTCCGGCGAGGCCTACGCCGTCATGCCCGCCGATTTTCTCGCGCGCACCGAGAAATTCGTCGAGGCCAACCGCGTCGGCACCTTCAAGAACCCCACGCCCAACGCCTTCGCGGCCGAGCTGCCGCTGGTGGAGCCGCCGGCCGGCGGCGACGCCTACCTCGTGGGCCGCATGTGGCAGTGGTATCCCGCGCTGCGCCTGCGGCAGGGCGAGACCTACCGCATCCACCTCTCCGCGCTCGACCTGCAGCACGGCTTCTCGCTCCAGCCGCTCAACATGAATTTCCAGGCCGTGCCCGGCTACGACCACGTGCTCACGCTCACGCCCACGTCGAAGGGCGAGTTCACCATCGTCTGCAACGAATTCTGCGGCATCGGGCACCACGCGATGACCGGCAAGATCTTCGTCGAATAACCCCGCGACCCTCCCGCCTCCCATGACCTCCGTCTCCGCCACCTTGCCCGTCGGCCCGCACTCGTTGGCCGCGCCCGCCACGCCGAAGCGCGTCTGCGCCACCACCGGCCTCGGCGTCTGTCTCGACGCCCAGCGTTTCATCAAGCTGCACGCCGTCGTCGGCGTCGTCTTCCTGCTCCTCGGCGGCATCGCCGCGTTGCTGCTCGCCCTCACGCGCTGGCAGACCGTGCACCTGCTGCCCGCCGACTGGTTCTACCGCGTGCTGACCTTCCACGGCATCAACATGCTGATCTTCTGGATCCTGTTCTTCGAGGTCGCCATCCTCTACTTCGCCTGCACCACGCCGCTCAACGCGCGGCTCTTCTCGCGCAAGGTGGCCTGGGTCGGCTTCGCCCTCATGGGCGTCGGCGCGGTGATGGTGGACTGGGTCATCCTCGCGGGGAAGGCCGACGTCATGATGACGTCCTACCTGCCGCTGCTCGCACACCCCGCGTTCTACCTCGGCATCATCCTCGTGGCCGTGGGCACGCTGGTCGGCGTGTTCAATTTCTTCGCCACGCTCTACGTCGCCAAGCGGGACCGCGCCTACGAAGGCTCGATGCCCATCGTGACCTTCGGCGCGCTGGCCGCGGCGATCATCGCGGTGGTCACGCTCCTGCACGGCGCCATCGTCATGATCCCGACCTTTGCCTACTCGATGGGTTGGATCGGCCAGCCCGACCCGATCTGGTATCGCATCATCTGGTGGGGCCTCGGCCACCAGTCGCAGCAGGTCAACGTCTGCGCCATGGTCGCGGTCTGGTATCTGCTCTCGCACGTCATTGTCGGCGCGCGCCCGGTCAACGAGGCGGTCTGCCGCACGGCCTTCGCGCTCTACATTTTGTTCATCAACATCGCGTCGGCCCACCACCTGCTCGTGGACCCGGCGGTCGGCTCGGCCTGGAAGATCTGGAACACCTCCTACGCGATGTATCTCGCGGTGCTCGCGTCCATGGTCCACGGCTTCACGGTGCCGGCCGGCGTCGAGATCGCCATGCGCGAGAAGGGTTACACGCGCGGTCTCTTCGGCTGGGTCGTCGCCCTGCCGTGGCGCAACCCGGCGCTCTCGGGCACCGTGCTCTCGGTGATCATCTTCGGCTTCCTCGGCGGCATCACCGGCGTCACGCTCGGCACGCAGCAGATCAACATCATCGCGCACAACACACTGCGCATCCCCGGCCACTTCCACGTCACCGTGGTGGGCGGCACCACCCTGGCGTTCATGGCGCTGGCCTACTACGTGATTCCGCTGTTCTTTCAGCGCGACTTCATCTGGCGCGGCCTCGCCCGCCTCCAGCCCTGGCTGTTCGGTCTCGGCATCGTCATGCTGTCCTTCGGCATGTCCTTCGCCGGCTCGATGGGCGTGTCCCGTCGCAGCTGGGACATCGACGCGCAGGGTGTTTACGGTTCGGCGGCCCACCTCTGGCTCGGTGTGCTCGGCCTCGGCGGCGTGCTGGCCTTTGTCGGCCTGCTGGCTTTCGTACTGCTGTGCGTTGGCACGCTCCTCTTCGGCGAGAAGAACCACGGTCGGCCGATGGCCGACTGGGGCACGCCGCCCGCACTCGCCGGGGCGCAGGCCGGTTCGCTGGCCGACAACCACTCGGCGACCAAGGGCACGATCGTGCTGACCCTGGTGTTCCTGGCCTGCTTCGCGGTTTATTACTTCGCCAACTGGAAGGCGCTGGCCGACGTGTGGCCCGTGCGGTGATTCCGGAACTGTAGGGCGGGGTCTCCGAACCCCGCCTTGCGTCGATCGCGGTAACACGTCCGTGGCGGGGTTCGGAGACCCCGCCCTACAACCAAGCAAACATGCTCATCCCCGCCCACGCCCCTGACGCCCCGCCGGCCGCTGCCTCCGCCGGCTCCCGCTTCTTCACCGGACCGGGCCTGCTGGTGTTTTTGGGCGCGGCGCTGACCGGCTACGAGGCGTTCCTGCTGCTGACCATCTTCGGCCCGACCGGAGAGGGTGCGCTGGGCGGCTTCGTGCGGGATTTCCAGCAATGGTGCTACCAGGGCGACCCGCGCACGGGCGGCATGTCGTGGGCCGCCGTCAGCATCATGTTGCTCGAGCCCGTCATGGTCGTGCTCGTGGCCGGAGTGCTTTGGCGCGATACGGTGGTGCAGCTGCGCTCGCCGGCGCTGTGGCTCCGCCACCTGCGGGCGGCGGCGGCCGGCCTGGTCGTGGTCGCGGCCGCGGTGGCCGGGCTGGTCGGGTATGCGCAGAGCGATCGTGCCGGCGGGGCTGTGCTCCCGCCGTTTCCCGGCGAACGCATCCGCGTGCAGCTTGCGGTGCCTGACAAGCCGCTCGTGGACCAGAAGGGCACGCCCTTCCGCCTCGCCGACCTGCGCGGGCAGGTGGTGCTCGTGACCGGCGTCTATGCCTCATGTTCGACGGCGTGCCCGGAAGTATTCAAGGAGCTGCGCGCCGTGCTGGGCGAACTGCCCGCCGCTGACCGCGCCGGGTTGCACGTCGTCGCGCTGTCGCTCAACCCCGAATACGAGACTGCCGAGATCATGGACGCCATGGCCGGCGCGCAGGGGCTGGCGTTTCCCGAGTTCCGTTACGTCAATGGCGAGCGCCCCGACGAGATGCGCGACCTGCTCAAGAGCCTGCAGTTCTCCGTCACGCGCGATCCGGAGACGGGGGTCCTGAATCACGCGAATCTCTTCCTACTGATTGATCGCGAGGGCCGCATCGCCTTCCGCTTCACGCTCGACCCGCGCCACCGCGCCTGGCTGCGCGAGGGCCTGCTGCACCTGCTCCGCGAATGAGCGCACACCCGCATCCTGAACCGGACTGCGAGGCGCTGGCGGACAATCTGGGCGCTGGTCCTACGCCGGGGGCTGTTCCGCCTCAGCCGCCGGTCCGCGCCGCGCGGCTGTTTGCCGCGGGCGAAGCGCTTCTCACGCGCCTCGACACGCTGATTGAGCGCGTCTGGCCGCGGGCGCTCAATCCGCTGGCGCAGCTCGGGCCGGCGACCAACGCCATGCTGCTGCTCGCCACGCTCTCGGGCGTGCTGCTGCTGATCTGGTATTCGGCCAGTGTGCAGTCGGCGTGGTCGTCGCTGGCGGAACTGGGTCCGCGTTCCGCCGGCGGGATCGTGCGCAGCGTCCACCGCTATTCCTCGGACCTGGCGATGCTGCTCATGCTGCTGCACGCGCTCCGCACGCTGCTGGCGCGCAAGTTCGCCGATGCGCGCTGGTTGGCCTGGGTGAGCGGCGTGGGGATGCTCGGTCTCGTCTGGTTCATCGGCTGGACGGGTTACTGGCTGGTGTGGGACGAGCGCGCGCAGCTCGTTGCCACGGGCACGATGAAGGCGGTGGACGTGCTGCCGGTGTTCGGCGAGCCGATGCTGCCGCTCTTCAACCATGACCGCACGGTGCCCTCGCTGCTGTTCTTCGTGGTGTTCTTTCTGCACATGGTGCTGCCGCTCGCGATCACCGGTGGGCTGGCCCTGCATCTGGCGCGCCTGAGCCGGTCGCGCCTGCTGCCCGACCGCCGGCTCACGGCCTGGCTCACCGGGGCGGTGTTCGTTGCGGCCCTGCTCGTGCCGGCCACCAATGCCGCGTCGGCCCATCTGGCGGTGAAGCCGGCGGCGTTCAGCCTGGACTGGTGGTTTTTGTGGCCGTTGCAACTGACCGCGCGGCTCAGCGGCCCCGGACTCTGGCTGGCGGCCGGACTGGCCGCCGCCGGACTCTTCACCGTGCCGTGGTGGCTCGCCCGCCGCCGGCTCCGCCCGGCTTTCCAGGCGACCGTGGATGTTTCTCGCTGCTTTTCATGCACG
This DNA window, taken from Oleiharenicola lentus, encodes the following:
- a CDS encoding cytochrome C oxidase subunit II — translated: MSLRPLTSPWFHAPAGHEKLWLGVAILWCFVMSLMMPYWHFRGKQNSSGEAYAVMPADFLARTEKFVEANRVGTFKNPTPNAFAAELPLVEPPAGGDAYLVGRMWQWYPALRLRQGETYRIHLSALDLQHGFSLQPLNMNFQAVPGYDHVLTLTPTSKGEFTIVCNEFCGIGHHAMTGKIFVE
- a CDS encoding cbb3-type cytochrome c oxidase subunit I → MTSVSATLPVGPHSLAAPATPKRVCATTGLGVCLDAQRFIKLHAVVGVVFLLLGGIAALLLALTRWQTVHLLPADWFYRVLTFHGINMLIFWILFFEVAILYFACTTPLNARLFSRKVAWVGFALMGVGAVMVDWVILAGKADVMMTSYLPLLAHPAFYLGIILVAVGTLVGVFNFFATLYVAKRDRAYEGSMPIVTFGALAAAIIAVVTLLHGAIVMIPTFAYSMGWIGQPDPIWYRIIWWGLGHQSQQVNVCAMVAVWYLLSHVIVGARPVNEAVCRTAFALYILFINIASAHHLLVDPAVGSAWKIWNTSYAMYLAVLASMVHGFTVPAGVEIAMREKGYTRGLFGWVVALPWRNPALSGTVLSVIIFGFLGGITGVTLGTQQINIIAHNTLRIPGHFHVTVVGGTTLAFMALAYYVIPLFFQRDFIWRGLARLQPWLFGLGIVMLSFGMSFAGSMGVSRRSWDIDAQGVYGSAAHLWLGVLGLGGVLAFVGLLAFVLLCVGTLLFGEKNHGRPMADWGTPPALAGAQAGSLADNHSATKGTIVLTLVFLACFAVYYFANWKALADVWPVR
- a CDS encoding SCO family protein; translated protein: MKTTIPLITLLFAASIAASDKPAACCPADTKPKAGSCCTVEKADKAACCAEKPSAPAACCAEKAQPAACCAQADAPKPAACCEEIKGSETTAFSSESLYQLEAGFTDDRGRSFTLGSLRGRPVVLTMFFASCSYACPLLLTDMQAIHAKLPADIRDRAAFVLVSFDVARDTPAALAQYRADRHLDAQWTLLHGDDDAVRELAALLGVKFKQEADGQFAHSNLITILNGGGEVVHQRTGLRGGLDETAQAIVAASR
- a CDS encoding SCO family protein, which codes for MLIPAHAPDAPPAAASAGSRFFTGPGLLVFLGAALTGYEAFLLLTIFGPTGEGALGGFVRDFQQWCYQGDPRTGGMSWAAVSIMLLEPVMVVLVAGVLWRDTVVQLRSPALWLRHLRAAAAGLVVVAAAVAGLVGYAQSDRAGGAVLPPFPGERIRVQLAVPDKPLVDQKGTPFRLADLRGQVVLVTGVYASCSTACPEVFKELRAVLGELPAADRAGLHVVALSLNPEYETAEIMDAMAGAQGLAFPEFRYVNGERPDEMRDLLKSLQFSVTRDPETGVLNHANLFLLIDREGRIAFRFTLDPRHRAWLREGLLHLLRE
- a CDS encoding plastocyanin/azurin family copper-binding protein, encoding MKIHSTLILPFLAAGALLLSACGKSEAPAAAASAAAPAPDGVKAVSITADDSMKFSVTEIRAVAGEKVRVTFKNVGRMPKQAMGHNWILLVPMADNEVLALAQAAAARAPEYQPADATKVLAHTKLLGPNESDTVEFTAPATPGDYPFVCTFPGHAALMKGKLIVAPKS